A window of Rhizobium tumorigenes genomic DNA:
AATGCCTCATCGTCCACCGCCGCCTCACGCGCCGTGAGGCCAAGCGCCAGACGATCGCCATGCTGTCCGATGTCGGCATCCCGGAACCTGAGATCCGCTATAGGCAGTATCCCTTCGAGCTCTCCGGCGGCATGTGCCAGCGTGCCATGATTGCCATGGCGCTGATCACGCGCCCCAAGCTGCTGATCGCCGACGAACCAACGACGGCGCTCGATGTAACCATTCAGGCGCAGATCCTTGAATTGATGAAGCGCCTGCGGGACGAGACCAACACAGCAATCCTGCTCATCACCCATGACATGGGCGTGGTCGCCGACATCGCCGACCAGGTGGCGGTGATGTATGCGGGCCGCGTCGTCGAAACGGCGCCCGTCGACGACATTTTTGCGTGGCAGGCGCACCCATACACCAAGTTACTGCTTTCGACTATCCCGCGCCTTGATGGTGAGGCCAAGACATTGCTGCCGACCATTCGCGGCACAGTGCCGCGTATAGGCGACTGGCCGGTGGGCTGCCGATTTTCTACCCGCTGCCCGCTCGCCGATGATGACTGTCGAGAGGATCCGCCGCTCGCTCCAGCTGGTCTCGGCCGGCTAGCCGCCTGCTGGCATCAAGATCGAGTAGGAGGGCTGGCATGAGCAAAGCACTTCTGTCAGTCCGCGACCTACATGTGCATTTCCCGCTTGCGGCCGATTGGCTCGGGCGTCCGACAGGCTGGCTGAAGGCGGTCGATGGCGTCGACCTGGATATAGCTGAAGGCGAAAGCCTAGCGCTAGTCGGCGAGTCCGGTTGCGGCAAGTCGACACTGGGGGCCGCCATTCTCGGCATGCAGCAGCGCAGCTCCGGCCGGATCGTATTTGACGGCAGCGACCTGAACGACGACACAGCGCGCAGGCGTGCCGAGCGCTCTCGCGACATCCAGATCGTCTTTCAAGATCCGGTGTCGGCGCTCAACCCGCGCATGGCGATCGGCCGCAGCATAGCAGAGCCGCTTGACATTCATGGCATCGGCAGTCCACGCGAGCGGGCCGACCGTGTGTACGAGCTATTGGAGTTGGTCGGCCTCAACCTGACCGATGCAAAGCGCAAGCCGAATGCTTTTTCCGGCGGCCAGCGGCAGCGTATCGTAATCGCTCGGGCGATCGCGCTGCAGCCAAAACTGCTGATCCTCGACGAACCGGTGTCGGCGCTCGACGTGTCGATCCGCTCGCAGATCCTCAACCTGCTGCTTGAACTGCAGGGGCGACTGGGGCTTTCCTACCTGTTCATTTCCCATGATCTGTCAGTGGTCCGGCATTTTGCCGACCGGGTGGCCGTCATGTATCTCGGCCGTATTGCCGAGACAGGCGCGACACGGGACGTCTTTGCCGAGCCTATTCACCCCTATACCCAGGCGTTGCTGAGCGCCGTGCCACTGCCGGATCCTATTGCCCAACGTCGACGGCAGCGCGTCCTCCTCCATGGCGATC
This region includes:
- a CDS encoding ABC transporter ATP-binding protein, whose protein sequence is MSKALLSVRDLHVHFPLAADWLGRPTGWLKAVDGVDLDIAEGESLALVGESGCGKSTLGAAILGMQQRSSGRIVFDGSDLNDDTARRRAERSRDIQIVFQDPVSALNPRMAIGRSIAEPLDIHGIGSPRERADRVYELLELVGLNLTDAKRKPNAFSGGQRQRIVIARAIALQPKLLILDEPVSALDVSIRSQILNLLLELQGRLGLSYLFISHDLSVVRHFADRVAVMYLGRIAETGATRDVFAEPIHPYTQALLSAVPLPDPIAQRRRQRVLLHGDLPSPASPPKGCRFSTRCPIAEPICHAISPGLVPVGDSGQTAACHINAPAKQFASHPSKDQHNSPSAYNAKSDFNRSSS
- a CDS encoding ABC transporter ATP-binding protein; translated protein: MTPPVLSVDGLRVTIDGRPVVDGVDFSVEAGEIVTLVGESGCGKSMTAFAVMGLLPQVARQEGGNIWLGGEPIGKGRRSGLRGTNMAMIFQEPVASLNPLMPIGWQIAECLIVHRRLTRREAKRQTIAMLSDVGIPEPEIRYRQYPFELSGGMCQRAMIAMALITRPKLLIADEPTTALDVTIQAQILELMKRLRDETNTAILLITHDMGVVADIADQVAVMYAGRVVETAPVDDIFAWQAHPYTKLLLSTIPRLDGEAKTLLPTIRGTVPRIGDWPVGCRFSTRCPLADDDCREDPPLAPAGLGRLAACWHQDRVGGLA